A genomic region of bacterium contains the following coding sequences:
- a CDS encoding SDR family NAD(P)-dependent oxidoreductase, with protein MKDLAGKVAVITGAASGMGRAMVRKAASEGMHILAGDIDEAGLAETVGGLENAQLMLTDVTSPDANEALANAALERFGGIHLVHLNAGVLTGGFTWENTVDDWRWVLDVNLWGVIHGVRSFIPRMLEKGEDGHVVITASVGGLTSGGLLGPYTTSKYGAVAIAESLHRELDIIEAPIGVSCLCPGPVATGIFRAERNRPDTYDDTCGPMSADAEAAAFHRALINAIDEGTDPAVIPELVFDAVRNDKFWIFPHPDFKERIAARTESIMSETNPEYTVGLPEAIPPSR; from the coding sequence ATGAAGGACTTGGCTGGAAAGGTGGCGGTGATCACCGGGGCGGCCAGCGGCATGGGACGAGCCATGGTGCGCAAGGCGGCCTCCGAGGGGATGCACATTCTGGCCGGCGACATCGACGAGGCCGGGCTGGCCGAAACGGTGGGCGGCTTGGAGAATGCCCAGCTCATGCTGACCGACGTGACCAGTCCCGACGCCAACGAGGCTCTGGCCAACGCCGCCCTGGAGCGCTTCGGCGGGATCCACTTGGTACACCTCAACGCCGGCGTGCTCACCGGTGGGTTCACCTGGGAGAACACGGTGGACGACTGGCGCTGGGTGCTGGACGTGAACCTGTGGGGAGTGATCCACGGCGTGCGCAGCTTCATTCCCCGGATGCTGGAGAAGGGCGAAGACGGCCACGTGGTGATCACTGCCTCGGTAGGGGGCCTCACCTCCGGGGGGCTGCTCGGGCCTTACACCACCTCGAAGTACGGGGCGGTGGCCATTGCTGAGTCGCTCCATAGGGAACTTGACATCATCGAAGCGCCAATCGGAGTGTCATGTTTGTGCCCCGGCCCGGTGGCCACCGGCATTTTCCGGGCCGAGCGCAACCGCCCCGACACCTACGACGACACCTGTGGGCCCATGTCGGCCGACGCCGAGGCCGCCGCCTTCCACCGAGCTCTGATCAACGCCATCGACGAGGGCACCGATCCGGCGGTGATCCCGGAGCTGGTGTTCGACGCGGTGCGCAACGACAAGTTCTGGATCTTCCCCCACCCTGACTTCAAGGAGAGGATCGCAGCCCGCACTGAGTCGATCATGAGCGAAACCAACCCTGAGTACACAGTGGGCCTGCCCGAAGCGATTCCGCCGTCTCGCTAG
- a CDS encoding P1 family peptidase, translating to MLGVGGGVLVGHWTDETARTGCTVVLFPEGSTASGEICGGAPATRDFALLAPERTVSQVDAVVLSGGSAFGLAAADGVMRWCEERGRGFETRGGRVPIVVGMSLYDLTEGDGSVRPGADAGYAAADAARDEFPALGRVGAATGATMNKWRGAENRVDGGLGGTLLQVGDVAVGALVAVNAAGAINDGAVQRALIEGSYEHQSADPFADSNDDEPHTNTTIGVVATNAMLDKVDCFRVARSGHSGMTRALLPAHTDGDGDALVVGATGRVEADVGLVRLMAAAAVETAIRSVG from the coding sequence ATGTTGGGAGTTGGCGGGGGCGTGCTGGTGGGGCACTGGACCGACGAGACGGCCCGCACGGGTTGCACGGTGGTGTTGTTTCCCGAAGGGAGCACTGCCTCAGGAGAAATTTGCGGTGGCGCTCCGGCAACCAGGGATTTTGCCTTACTGGCTCCAGAACGGACGGTGAGCCAGGTGGACGCGGTGGTGCTCTCGGGGGGCTCGGCCTTCGGTTTGGCGGCGGCCGACGGCGTGATGCGGTGGTGTGAGGAGCGGGGCCGGGGGTTTGAGACGCGGGGCGGTCGGGTGCCCATCGTGGTGGGTATGTCGCTGTACGACCTGACCGAGGGCGACGGCTCAGTGCGACCCGGTGCCGATGCTGGCTATGCGGCCGCTGACGCGGCCCGCGATGAGTTTCCCGCATTGGGACGGGTAGGTGCGGCCACTGGGGCCACCATGAACAAGTGGCGGGGAGCGGAGAACCGCGTGGACGGCGGGCTGGGCGGCACCCTGCTCCAAGTTGGCGATGTGGCGGTGGGGGCCCTGGTGGCGGTGAACGCCGCGGGGGCAATCAACGACGGAGCCGTGCAACGTGCGCTGATCGAAGGAAGCTACGAACACCAGTCTGCCGATCCGTTTGCTGACAGCAACGACGACGAGCCGCACACCAACACCACCATCGGGGTAGTTGCTACCAATGCGATGCTCGACAAGGTGGATTGCTTCCGGGTGGCTCGCAGCGGTCACAGCGGGATGACCCGGGCACTGCTGCCGGCCCACACCGACGGCGATGGGGACGCGTTAGTGGTGGGGGCCACCGGCCGAGTAGAAGCTGATGTTGGCCTGGTTCGCCTGATGGCCGCTGCCGCGGTGGAGACAGCGATCCGTTCGGTTGGTTGA
- a CDS encoding putative DNA binding domain-containing protein has translation MAVPRNPTDDEIRSQLSLGEDGYWEFKETRFSDNKVKGPRQDDVADELSAFANSNGGIMLCGVTDDGDVQGMDRKQLDALEKVLHQACSDSIKPFISPVILRKELDGKALLLIEVSEGDSLHESPQGCFKRVGSKKQQMDSDEQLRLAQRRGQARYRWFDKQTVDGTGIATLSESLWKPLLSAQSTDKPEIALSKLGLLSDDEHGVLRATVAGILLCCPSPEDWLPQAEINATCYRGTGRTSGQLDAKIITGPINQQVSEALRFVVRNMRVSARKEPDRTNIQQYNEQAVFEALVNAVAHRDYSIRGSRIRISLFEDRLEIASPGSLPNNLTVESMEVRQSTRNEVLTSVLARIPLPVLSNVGERHYFMERRGDGVPIIKQKTHELSGKMPEYEPIDDSELLLTIPAARLEADPDRASIVVECNGKPLSGVDVLALFPNKTSKQAKTDLDGIAYVDLHATHLPMTVFAGVSGYAAGHGTNWVPSEGPLRLELTQLSNGGSVVFANSTGHLPVVSGRLNPILDSLDRSYLYADNIAINQGIQQPVHLGFNEDLLLTDADGREALVRVIDIVGQSALLQYQSVTKTDP, from the coding sequence ATGGCAGTTCCTCGGAACCCCACAGATGATGAGATCAGATCCCAACTCAGTCTCGGTGAGGATGGCTATTGGGAATTCAAGGAAACAAGGTTCTCCGACAATAAGGTCAAGGGCCCAAGGCAAGATGATGTAGCCGACGAATTATCCGCTTTCGCTAACTCCAACGGCGGCATCATGTTGTGCGGTGTAACCGATGACGGCGACGTTCAAGGTATGGATCGCAAGCAGCTAGATGCACTTGAGAAGGTCCTGCACCAAGCCTGTTCCGATTCGATCAAGCCTTTCATATCACCAGTTATTCTTCGCAAGGAGCTAGACGGCAAAGCCCTTCTGCTCATAGAAGTATCTGAAGGCGACTCACTGCATGAGAGTCCTCAAGGGTGCTTCAAACGGGTAGGAAGCAAGAAGCAGCAGATGGACAGCGACGAGCAGCTCCGTCTAGCCCAACGACGTGGACAGGCCCGATACCGATGGTTTGACAAGCAGACTGTTGACGGTACCGGCATCGCGACGTTGAGCGAATCGCTGTGGAAGCCGTTGTTGAGCGCCCAAAGCACCGACAAGCCCGAGATCGCACTTTCTAAACTGGGGCTTCTCTCCGACGACGAGCACGGCGTCCTACGGGCAACTGTCGCCGGTATCTTGTTGTGCTGTCCCTCGCCGGAAGACTGGTTGCCGCAGGCTGAGATCAACGCCACCTGCTATCGAGGCACGGGCCGAACGTCCGGCCAGCTTGATGCAAAGATCATTACCGGCCCGATCAATCAACAAGTTTCTGAAGCGCTGAGATTCGTGGTACGCAATATGCGGGTCTCAGCTCGCAAAGAACCTGACCGGACAAACATTCAGCAATACAACGAGCAGGCCGTTTTTGAGGCTCTTGTCAATGCGGTTGCCCATCGGGACTACTCCATCCGTGGTAGTCGGATCCGGATCTCTTTGTTTGAAGATCGACTCGAGATAGCTTCCCCTGGAAGCTTGCCCAATAATCTCACCGTCGAGAGCATGGAAGTTCGCCAGTCCACCCGCAACGAGGTCTTGACGTCTGTATTGGCTCGCATCCCGCTACCTGTGCTGTCAAACGTCGGTGAACGGCACTACTTCATGGAGCGTCGCGGCGACGGGGTACCGATCATCAAACAGAAGACCCACGAACTATCCGGAAAGATGCCGGAATACGAGCCCATCGACGACAGTGAGCTACTTCTGACCATTCCAGCAGCCAGATTGGAGGCCGACCCCGACAGGGCTTCAATCGTTGTGGAGTGCAATGGGAAACCACTATCCGGCGTAGACGTTCTTGCTCTGTTCCCCAACAAGACGAGCAAGCAGGCCAAGACAGACCTGGATGGCATCGCCTACGTCGACCTCCACGCCACCCACTTGCCGATGACCGTTTTCGCGGGCGTGAGTGGCTATGCCGCAGGACACGGCACGAACTGGGTTCCGTCGGAGGGGCCGCTCAGGTTGGAGCTCACCCAATTGTCCAACGGAGGTTCGGTCGTATTCGCCAACAGCACCGGCCATCTGCCTGTCGTGTCGGGGCGGCTGAACCCAATACTGGACAGCCTCGACCGCTCCTATCTCTATGCCGACAACATCGCCATCAACCAGGGTATCCAACAGCCGGTGCATCTCGGATTCAACGAAGATCTGCTCTTAACCGATGCTGATGGCCGAGAAGCACTTGTGCGCGTCATTGACATCGTGGGGCAATCAGCTCTGCTCCAATACCAATCTGTCACCAAGACCGACCCCTAG
- a CDS encoding uracil-DNA glycosylase: MTLTLAEVAAEAADCTKCELAQGRTQVVFGMGNPSADLMFVGEGPGAEEDKQGLPFVGRSGKLLDRLMAEEIGLNRDSCYIANVVKCRPPGNRDPKPDEIAACRPWLEQQVELIAPRVVVTLGNFSSKLLLDTKTGITKLRGQSYPMPNADAVIIPTYHPAAVLRGGGFQEAQMRSDLVRARMAMSG, encoded by the coding sequence GTGACATTGACGTTGGCCGAGGTTGCCGCTGAGGCGGCTGACTGCACCAAGTGCGAGCTGGCCCAGGGCCGGACGCAGGTGGTGTTCGGTATGGGCAACCCCAGCGCCGACCTCATGTTTGTGGGCGAAGGGCCCGGCGCCGAGGAAGACAAGCAGGGCCTTCCCTTTGTGGGCCGCTCGGGCAAGCTGCTCGACCGGCTGATGGCCGAGGAAATCGGGCTGAACCGCGATAGTTGCTACATCGCCAACGTCGTCAAGTGCCGTCCTCCCGGCAATCGAGATCCCAAACCTGACGAGATCGCCGCCTGTCGCCCGTGGCTGGAGCAGCAAGTCGAGCTCATCGCTCCAAGGGTGGTGGTCACCCTGGGCAATTTCTCTTCCAAACTGCTGCTGGACACCAAGACCGGGATCACCAAGCTGCGAGGCCAAAGCTACCCGATGCCCAATGCCGACGCAGTGATTATCCCCACCTACCACCCAGCGGCGGTGTTGCGGGGCGGTGGATTCCAAGAGGCCCAGATGCGCTCTGATTTGGTCCGAGCCCGTATGGCGATGTCGGGATGA
- the tsaE gene encoding tRNA (adenosine(37)-N6)-threonylcarbamoyltransferase complex ATPase subunit type 1 TsaE, translating into MVQTRPDATMIRIRTRSPEDTKNLAAAMAELAQPGDLLLLVGDLGAGKTTFTQGFAAALGISEPVTSPTFTLAREYHGRLLLHHLDVFRLDQIAEVLDLGLPELLDSDGVILIEWGDAIRQALPNDYLEVALTFIEGQPSPPDERIVVLTPVGPRWQARADDLAAATDPWREGPPC; encoded by the coding sequence TTGGTCCAAACCCGCCCGGACGCCACCATGATCCGAATCCGCACCCGCTCCCCCGAAGACACGAAGAATCTGGCTGCTGCTATGGCCGAACTGGCCCAACCCGGCGACCTGCTACTGCTGGTGGGCGACCTGGGTGCCGGAAAGACCACCTTCACCCAGGGGTTCGCCGCCGCCTTGGGCATCAGCGAGCCGGTCACCAGCCCCACCTTCACCCTGGCCCGGGAATACCACGGAAGGTTGCTCCTCCATCACCTCGACGTCTTCCGCCTCGACCAGATTGCCGAAGTGCTCGACTTGGGCCTGCCCGAACTGCTGGACAGCGACGGGGTAATCCTTATCGAGTGGGGTGACGCCATCCGCCAGGCCCTGCCCAATGACTATCTCGAGGTCGCGCTGACCTTCATCGAAGGCCAACCCAGCCCGCCCGACGAGCGGATCGTGGTCTTGACCCCGGTGGGACCCAGATGGCAGGCCCGAGCCGACGACTTGGCGGCCGCCACCGATCCATGGAGGGAGGGCCCGCCGTGTTGA
- the tsaB gene encoding tRNA (adenosine(37)-N6)-threonylcarbamoyltransferase complex dimerization subunit type 1 TsaB — translation MEGGPAVLILGIESATQQVGCALGGHEGVLASAHSARGRRHAEAIAPQVQFVTRQARVELRDVGCVAVDLGPGLYTGLRVGISSAMAMAYALGVPMIGVSSLDLLAFAVRHTNRVIVAAIDARRSELFYAFYRQVPGGVQRVSDAQVGTPDDLASQLLATSEEVLLVGDGARRYSEVFDRLQKTEIAEQDLAHPSAASLVQLAHARALREEFVKPWELKPIYLRVPDADINWSTR, via the coding sequence ATGGAGGGAGGGCCCGCCGTGTTGATCTTGGGCATCGAATCGGCCACCCAGCAGGTGGGATGCGCCCTTGGCGGGCACGAAGGGGTGCTGGCTTCGGCCCATAGCGCTCGGGGCCGCCGCCACGCCGAGGCCATCGCCCCTCAAGTCCAGTTCGTCACCCGCCAAGCTCGGGTCGAACTGCGAGATGTGGGCTGCGTGGCCGTGGACCTCGGACCAGGTTTGTACACCGGCCTTCGAGTGGGCATCTCCAGCGCCATGGCCATGGCCTATGCCCTGGGGGTGCCGATGATCGGCGTGTCCAGCCTCGATCTGCTGGCCTTTGCTGTGCGCCACACCAATCGGGTGATCGTGGCCGCCATTGACGCGCGGCGCAGTGAGCTGTTCTACGCCTTCTATCGCCAAGTACCCGGCGGGGTTCAACGGGTGTCGGATGCCCAAGTTGGCACTCCCGACGATCTGGCCTCCCAGTTGCTGGCCACCAGCGAAGAAGTGCTGCTGGTGGGCGACGGCGCCCGCCGCTACTCCGAAGTATTCGACCGGCTTCAAAAGACCGAGATCGCCGAACAGGATTTGGCCCATCCCTCGGCCGCCTCGTTGGTACAGCTGGCGCACGCCCGGGCTCTGCGGGAAGAGTTCGTCAAGCCGTGGGAGCTCAAACCGATATACCTTCGGGTTCCCGACGCTGACATCAACTGGAGCACCCGATGA
- the rimI gene encoding ribosomal protein S18-alanine N-acetyltransferase, whose protein sequence is MKRAHLSEVMAIDAQCYPIPWSREVYESELARTDDRLYVIAHPDRVVGHAGVAFEEDEAHITTVTVAPDCRGQGIGARLFLALVLAARHRKTSLALEVAADNPSAQSLYRRFGLAPVGIQRGYYANMGLSPDAVVMRADNIQQPDYADRLIKIAVELDCA, encoded by the coding sequence ATGAAACGAGCTCACCTCAGCGAGGTCATGGCCATCGACGCCCAGTGCTATCCGATCCCCTGGTCTCGGGAAGTCTACGAATCAGAACTAGCCCGCACTGACGATCGGCTCTACGTCATTGCTCATCCCGATCGAGTCGTCGGCCACGCCGGCGTGGCTTTCGAGGAAGATGAAGCCCACATCACCACCGTGACGGTGGCGCCCGATTGCCGAGGCCAAGGCATCGGCGCCCGGCTGTTCTTGGCCCTTGTCCTCGCCGCCCGCCACCGCAAGACGAGCCTGGCCCTGGAAGTGGCCGCCGACAACCCCTCGGCCCAGTCCCTGTACCGGCGCTTCGGCCTGGCCCCGGTGGGCATTCAGCGGGGGTACTACGCCAACATGGGCCTGTCACCCGACGCGGTGGTGATGCGGGCCGACAACATCCAACAGCCCGACTATGCCGACCGGCTCATCAAGATCGCGGTAGAACTGGACTGCGCATGA
- the tsaD gene encoding tRNA (adenosine(37)-N6)-threonylcarbamoyltransferase complex transferase subunit TsaD encodes MTAVDSPKQAPAIVLGIETSCDETAAAVVSGPSDVLSSVISSQVDLHSRYGGVVPEIASRAHVELLTPVVAQAVIEAGLSDHDVEAVAATAGPGLIGSLLVGVSAAKSLALVWDVPYVAVNHLEAHLYSSFLEEPDLELPVVVLLVSGGHTLLVLMEAFGRYRLIGQTLDDAAGEAFDKVARFMDLGYPGGPIIDRLAMDGNPEAVAFPRPMYDDGYDFSFSGLKTAVVNHVRNHPDLVVADIAASFQEAVVDVLVYKARKAAEEYGAKGLCLAGGVAANSSLRERLLDACVATGISGFLPSRSMCTDNAAMVAAAGWQRLQLDGPSPLDTGADPNLPLPFISPTDPTA; translated from the coding sequence ATGACCGCCGTGGATTCCCCTAAACAAGCTCCCGCCATTGTGCTGGGAATCGAGACCTCCTGCGACGAGACCGCCGCTGCCGTGGTCTCCGGCCCATCCGACGTTCTCTCGTCGGTGATCAGCAGCCAGGTCGACCTCCATTCCCGCTATGGCGGGGTGGTTCCGGAAATCGCCAGCCGAGCCCATGTGGAGCTGCTCACCCCGGTCGTCGCTCAGGCGGTGATCGAGGCGGGACTCAGCGACCACGACGTGGAGGCGGTGGCCGCTACCGCCGGTCCCGGCCTTATCGGCTCCCTCCTGGTGGGGGTCAGTGCAGCCAAATCGCTTGCCCTGGTCTGGGATGTCCCGTACGTGGCGGTGAACCACCTAGAGGCCCATCTGTACTCCTCCTTCTTGGAGGAGCCCGACTTGGAGCTTCCGGTGGTGGTGCTGCTGGTGTCGGGCGGCCACACCTTGCTGGTTCTGATGGAGGCATTCGGCCGCTACCGGCTCATCGGCCAGACCCTGGACGACGCCGCCGGCGAAGCATTCGACAAGGTGGCCCGCTTCATGGATCTGGGCTATCCCGGTGGCCCGATTATCGACCGACTGGCCATGGACGGCAATCCGGAGGCCGTGGCCTTCCCCCGTCCCATGTACGACGACGGCTATGACTTCTCCTTCAGCGGCCTGAAGACCGCAGTGGTCAACCACGTGCGAAACCACCCCGATTTGGTGGTGGCCGACATCGCCGCTTCGTTCCAGGAGGCGGTGGTGGACGTGCTGGTATACAAGGCCCGCAAGGCCGCCGAGGAGTACGGGGCCAAGGGCCTGTGCCTAGCCGGTGGGGTGGCGGCCAACTCCTCGTTGCGGGAGCGCCTGCTCGACGCCTGCGTGGCCACCGGCATCAGCGGGTTCTTGCCCAGCCGTTCCATGTGTACCGACAACGCCGCCATGGTGGCCGCCGCCGGATGGCAAAGGCTTCAGCTCGACGGCCCCTCACCGCTGGACACCGGCGCCGATCCCAATCTCCCCCTCCCGTTCATCTCGCCCACCGATCCGACAGCCTGA
- the groES gene encoding co-chaperone GroES, with translation MALQPLDDRIVVRPGESEEMTASGLVIPDTAKEKPQQGEVIAVGPGKRSDNTGELIPMDVSVGDTVVYSKFGGTEITVDGEDLLILSARDVLAIVK, from the coding sequence ATGGCGCTACAGCCCCTTGATGACCGAATCGTTGTCCGCCCCGGCGAGTCTGAAGAGATGACCGCCAGCGGGCTGGTCATCCCCGACACCGCCAAAGAGAAGCCCCAGCAGGGCGAGGTCATCGCCGTGGGACCGGGCAAGCGGTCCGACAACACCGGCGAGCTGATCCCGATGGACGTTTCTGTCGGCGACACCGTTGTGTACAGCAAGTTCGGCGGCACCGAGATCACGGTGGACGGCGAGGATCTGCTGATCCTGTCGGCCCGCGACGTGCTGGCAATCGTCAAATGA
- the groL gene encoding chaperonin GroEL (60 kDa chaperone family; promotes refolding of misfolded polypeptides especially under stressful conditions; forms two stacked rings of heptamers to form a barrel-shaped 14mer; ends can be capped by GroES; misfolded proteins enter the barrel where they are refolded when GroES binds), whose amino-acid sequence MTKILKFREEARHGLEAGVNQLADAVKVTLGPKGRNVVLDKKFGAPTITNDGVSIAREVELDDKFENMGAQLMKEVATKTNDIAGDGTTTATVLAQAMVHNGLRNVAAGANPMSLKRGIEQAVAAAVDSLVDQAQDISQKEEISQVASISAADTAIGDVIADAIDKVGKDGVVTVEESNTFGMELDFVEGMQFDKGFLSPYFVTDAERQEAVLDEPYILFNQGKISSVQDLLPVLEKVMQTGKPLLIIAEDVEGEALATLVVNKIRGTFNSVGVKAPGFGERRKAMLQDMAILTGGQVVAEEVGLNLEGVTLDLLGTARKVIVTKDDTTIVEGAGSKADVDGRVAQIRQEIDNTDSDWDREKLQERLAKLAGGVAVVQVGAATEVELKEKKHRIEDALSATRAAIEEGVVAGGGTALVRTRPSVAKVVENLSGDEATGAKIVLDALTVPCSLIASNAGFEGSIVVRDIEDAEGTIGFNAATGVTEDLVSAGVIDPAKVTRAGLQNAASIAAMLLTTEALVADKPEPPAPPMPPGGDPMGGMGGMGGMGGMM is encoded by the coding sequence ATGACCAAGATTCTCAAGTTCCGTGAAGAGGCCCGCCACGGCCTCGAAGCAGGCGTCAACCAGCTTGCCGACGCGGTCAAGGTGACTTTGGGTCCAAAGGGCCGCAATGTGGTCCTTGACAAGAAGTTCGGTGCTCCCACTATCACCAACGACGGCGTGTCCATCGCTCGCGAGGTGGAGCTGGACGACAAGTTTGAGAACATGGGCGCCCAGCTCATGAAAGAGGTGGCCACCAAGACCAACGACATCGCTGGCGACGGCACCACCACTGCCACCGTGCTGGCCCAGGCCATGGTCCACAACGGACTGCGCAATGTGGCCGCCGGGGCCAACCCGATGAGCCTCAAGCGAGGCATCGAGCAGGCGGTGGCCGCTGCGGTGGACTCTCTGGTCGATCAGGCCCAGGACATCTCCCAGAAGGAGGAGATCTCCCAAGTAGCTTCCATCTCGGCCGCCGACACCGCCATCGGCGACGTCATTGCCGACGCCATCGACAAGGTAGGCAAAGACGGCGTGGTGACCGTGGAGGAGTCGAACACCTTCGGCATGGAACTCGACTTCGTGGAGGGCATGCAGTTCGACAAGGGCTTCTTGTCCCCCTACTTCGTGACCGACGCCGAGCGTCAAGAGGCCGTGCTGGATGAGCCCTACATCCTGTTCAACCAGGGCAAGATCAGCTCGGTCCAGGATCTGCTGCCCGTGCTGGAGAAGGTCATGCAGACCGGCAAGCCGCTGCTGATCATCGCCGAGGACGTGGAGGGCGAGGCCCTGGCCACTCTGGTGGTGAACAAGATCAGGGGCACATTCAACTCCGTGGGCGTCAAGGCCCCTGGCTTCGGCGAGCGCCGCAAGGCCATGCTCCAAGACATGGCCATCCTCACCGGCGGCCAAGTTGTGGCCGAGGAGGTCGGGCTCAACCTGGAGGGCGTCACCCTCGATCTACTGGGCACCGCCCGCAAAGTGATCGTCACAAAGGACGACACCACCATCGTGGAGGGCGCAGGTTCCAAGGCCGACGTTGACGGCCGAGTGGCCCAGATACGCCAGGAGATCGATAACACCGACTCCGACTGGGATCGGGAGAAGCTCCAAGAGCGCTTGGCCAAGCTGGCCGGCGGCGTAGCCGTCGTGCAAGTGGGCGCGGCCACCGAGGTGGAACTCAAGGAGAAGAAGCACCGGATCGAGGATGCGCTGTCGGCTACTCGGGCTGCCATCGAGGAGGGCGTGGTCGCCGGGGGCGGCACCGCCCTGGTGCGGACCCGGCCGTCGGTGGCCAAGGTGGTCGAGAACCTGAGCGGCGACGAGGCCACCGGCGCCAAGATCGTGCTCGACGCACTGACCGTGCCGTGCTCTCTCATCGCCTCCAACGCCGGCTTCGAGGGTTCCATCGTGGTGCGCGACATCGAAGACGCCGAGGGCACCATCGGATTCAACGCTGCTACCGGTGTCACCGAAGACTTGGTATCCGCCGGCGTCATCGACCCGGCCAAAGTGACCCGGGCTGGATTGCAGAACGCAGCTTCCATCGCCGCCATGCTTCTCACCACCGAGGCCTTGGTGGCCGACAAGCCCGAACCCCCTGCCCCCCCGATGCCCCCCGGTGGCGACCCCATGGGCGGCATGGGAGGAATGGGAGGAATGGGCGGCATGATGTAG
- a CDS encoding pyridoxal-dependent decarboxylase, with translation MAERPNHMSPEEFRQRGYQAVDWVADYMARLGEFPVKSPVEPGDIRAMLPTEAPAHGEDFADVLADLDRVILPGITHWQAPGFLAYFPASASGPSALADLVSSGLGAQGMLWDTGPAVTELEQHVLDWLAVEVDLPEKFQGNGIIQDSASSSTLCAILAARHRAGGIDALPNLVAYTSEQAHSSIAKGLRVAGIPDERLRSIATTPTYAMRADHLAYEIVNDQKNGLTPFFVAATVGTTSTTAIDPVTEVGWVAENFNAWLHVDAAFAGAAALCPEMRFLNAGLETADSYVFNPHKWLLTNFDCSAFYVADRASLNEALSITPEYLRNPASESGAVVDYRDWQVPLGRRFRALKLWFVLRHYGLEGLRAHIRRHIAWAAELTEWVDADDRFELAAPTVVSLVCFRHKGGNGATQQVLDAVNQSGRAYITPTTIDRQLILRVAIGSPQTERHHVEEIWNLVQSAA, from the coding sequence ATGGCAGAGCGACCGAACCACATGAGCCCGGAAGAGTTTCGGCAGCGGGGCTACCAGGCGGTGGACTGGGTGGCCGACTACATGGCGCGACTCGGCGAATTTCCAGTCAAATCTCCGGTCGAGCCGGGCGACATCCGGGCTATGCTGCCCACCGAGGCGCCTGCGCACGGCGAGGACTTCGCCGACGTGCTGGCCGACCTCGACCGGGTCATATTGCCCGGCATCACCCATTGGCAAGCCCCCGGCTTCTTGGCCTATTTCCCGGCCAGCGCCAGCGGGCCATCCGCATTGGCCGATCTGGTGTCCTCGGGCCTCGGTGCCCAGGGCATGTTGTGGGACACCGGCCCCGCGGTGACCGAACTGGAGCAACACGTCCTCGACTGGCTGGCCGTCGAGGTGGACTTACCCGAGAAGTTCCAGGGCAACGGCATCATCCAGGACAGCGCGTCCAGCAGCACGCTGTGCGCCATCCTCGCCGCTCGGCACCGGGCTGGCGGTATCGACGCCCTCCCCAATCTGGTGGCCTACACCTCCGAGCAGGCCCACTCGTCAATAGCCAAGGGGCTGCGGGTGGCCGGCATTCCCGACGAGCGGTTGCGGTCCATCGCCACCACGCCCACCTACGCCATGCGAGCCGACCACTTGGCCTATGAGATCGTTAACGACCAGAAGAACGGCCTGACCCCATTCTTCGTAGCGGCGACCGTGGGCACCACCTCCACCACTGCCATCGACCCGGTGACCGAGGTGGGCTGGGTGGCAGAAAATTTCAACGCCTGGCTGCATGTGGACGCCGCCTTCGCCGGCGCCGCCGCGCTCTGCCCTGAGATGCGATTTCTCAACGCGGGGCTGGAAACGGCTGACAGTTACGTGTTCAACCCCCACAAGTGGCTGCTCACCAACTTCGACTGCTCGGCGTTCTATGTGGCCGATCGGGCCAGCCTCAACGAGGCGCTGTCCATCACCCCGGAGTATCTGCGCAATCCAGCCAGCGAGTCGGGAGCAGTGGTGGACTACCGCGACTGGCAGGTGCCTCTGGGGCGGCGATTCCGGGCCCTCAAGCTGTGGTTCGTGCTTCGCCACTACGGCCTGGAAGGACTGCGGGCCCACATCCGCCGCCATATTGCTTGGGCCGCCGAGCTCACCGAGTGGGTGGACGCCGACGACCGGTTTGAGCTGGCCGCCCCCACCGTGGTCAGCCTGGTGTGCTTCCGACACAAAGGTGGCAATGGCGCCACCCAACAGGTTCTGGACGCGGTCAACCAATCCGGACGGGCCTACATCACCCCAACCACTATCGACCGCCAGCTCATCTTGCGGGTGGCCATCGGCAGCCCCCAAACCGAGCGACACCACGTGGAAGAAATCTGGAATCTCGTCCAATCGGCTGCTTGA